In the Drosophila takahashii strain IR98-3 E-12201 chromosome 3R, DtakHiC1v2, whole genome shotgun sequence genome, one interval contains:
- the kibra gene encoding protein kibra, whose product MPNLQQTASQSQHHLHPHHLRPHQQQQQQQHHSDFPLPDGWDIAKDFDGKTYYIDHINKKTTWLDPRDCYTKPQTFEDCVGDELPMGWEESYDPNIGPYYINHLAQSTQLEDPRKEWKSVQEQMLSDYLSAAQDQLENKREMFDVKQQRLLWAQEEYNHLKLAASRSSLCSSSSSMSRHDPELLRADLMLARERVHQLKQELTHITNDISYTERGMNTLYSVGEKINARENGCYDIEEVQAIREEMLKVHKSLVSGEKVREELMRSLVQIKNELSRQQISEENSDLASPFDRVCVASQTDLCGSSGDNLNGGARFAEMAKTKLQYAEWRKHIKNLQQQLADHVERIEPGQLESDKDRILLIQEKEKLLNDLNSISIKSRSEEEKRVIQQTRHKLEEDLKEAYEANNTCVANRLRFHEEKQLLLDKLQEALKSTKLLEERLKSFSSESTFSISSGSSLGSLSTASSKSALSFTDIYIDPFAVDSPIDVVDLRRRSQRLFQQQHHQQQRILHPVHPVLQQQQSSEVTLSPRSSLSMETPPASPMKYNPGADQTQPQVLKEEPTYANALPAPPAYTAPPPVPISGVRARPYDLDSTVLDCMMLEAKLQKLNMGTPLNLAAAPLSPISEKPSLLDLPQEMLSRSSSTSNTRSVSAAVSNESVAGDSGVFEASRAHLPRKELAQVQIGLKYLKQEGVLVVSLERANNLLALWTASADNSQVYLRAALLPNSLTSIRTKALGDFQKPVFNDTFAVPISLDKLLSKSLQVTVVTMTGQKEEIIGTVQISMAEFNPEDSTLKWYNVLSSKFIPSFESLDIPSTSAAAAAAAVAASNAPAASGNNREESSDESTITSSQTSTLTRNQAPCMELQEQIAAELLELGPLNEPECSDDDDDDEEEELDDKQLVSDVGLMNSSGMLDAYLQNMKQEFADKETNTDRAFLPEKSRGQSQLMDDRPVKRSQTFTPSAAVSKNRYNCRLNRSDSDSAMHCGVAPHTFQRGAAERRSLRFHTKAPKSVTKLHHTHIPRTSLDLELDLQAQHSKLYFLNDQIAKLQNLKEVLQKACENKDPLVAAWAIENEEFQRLVARADPAKCPEERQLQKLLMKTAKEIHKLRKTKVPKGCPDLVSFKEKITFFTRKGLSVPELPSEFTLPEANPIEEEEEEEEEDEDEFYNSAETAIAINTALVASSNRNKNLSENHHRAASGAVPKIPAVTTPAVSPAASPAATPVATPAANPEAKPAAVPVPVAPNDAEQQRFDYVVDRNYGVEV is encoded by the exons CTACACAAAGCCACAGACCTTCGAGGATTGCGTGGGCGATGAGTTGCCCATGGGTTGGGAGGAATCCTATGATCCGAACATTGGGCCCTACTACATCAATCATTTGGCGCAGAGCACCCAGCTGGAGGATCCCCGCAAGGAGTGGAAGAGTGTCCAGGAGCAGATGCTGAGTGACTATCTGTCGGCGGCGCAGGATCAACTGGAGAACAAGCGTGAGATGTTCGACGTCAAGCAGCAGCGACTTCTTTGGGCCCAGGAGGAGTATAATCACCTGAAACTGGCAGCCAGTCGAAGCAGTC TGTGCTCTTCCTCCAGCTCGATGAGCCGGCACGATCCGGAACTACTGAGAGCCGACCTCATGTTGGCCAGGGAACGAGTCCACCAGCTGAAGCAGGAGCTGACCCACATTACCAATGATATATCCTACACGGAGCGCGGCATGAACACGCTGTATTCGGTGGGCGAGAAGATCAATGCTCGGGAGAACGGATGCTACGACATCGAAGAGGTGCAGGCGATACGCGAGGAGATGCTCAAGGTGCACAAGTCCCTCGTTTCCGGCGAGAAGGTGCGCGAGGAGCTGATGCGCAGCCTGGTGCAGATCAAGAACGAGCTGAGTCGCCAGCAGATCAGCGAGGAGAATTCGGACCTCGCCTCGCCCTTCGACCGCGTTTGCGTGGCCAGTCAAACGGATCTGTGCGGATCATCGGGGGACAATCTGAACGGTGGAGCAAGGTTTGCGGAGATGGCCAAGACCAAGCTGCAGTACGCCGAATGGCGAAAGCATATCAAGAATCTGCAGCAACAGCTGGCCGATCATGTGGAGCGCATTGAGCCCGGCCAACTGGAGTCGGACAAGGATCGCATTCTGCTCAtccaggagaaggagaagctgCTGAACGATCTGAACAGCATTTCGATCAAGTCGCGCAGCGAGGAGGAGAAGCGGGTCATCCAGCAGACGCGCCACAAACTGGAGGAGGACTTAAAGGAGGCCTACGAAGCGAACAACACGTGCGTGGCCAATCGTCTGCGCTTCCACGAGGagaagcagctgctgctggacaAGCTGCAGGAGGCTCTCAAGTCCACCAAGCTGCTGGAGGAGCGACTCAAGTCCTTCTCCTCGGAGAGCACCTTCTCcatcagcagcggcagcagtcTGGGCTCCCTGTCCACGGCGAGCAGCAAGAGTGCTTTGAGCTTCACCGACATCTATATCGATCCCTTTGCCGTGGACTCGCCCATTGATGTGGTGGATCTGAGGCGCCGATCGCAGAGATTgttccagcagcagcatcatcagcagcagcgcaTCCTGCATCCCGTCCATCCTgtcctgcagcagcagcaatcctCGGAGGTAACGCTCTCGCCTAGAAGCAGCCTGTCCATGGAAACGCCGCCCGCCTCACCGATGAAGTATAATCCGGGAGCGGACCAGACGCAGCCACAGGTGCTCAAGGAGGAGCCCACCTATGCCAATGCTCTGCCCGCCCCTCCCGCCTACACAGCTCCGCCGCCAGTTCCGATTTCCGGGGTCAGAGCTCGTCCCTACGACCTCGACTCCACGGTGCTCGACTGCATGATGCTGGAGGCCAAGCTGCAGAAGCTGAACATGGGCACGCCGCTCAATCTGGCCGCTGCCCCGCTCTCTCCCATTTCGGAGAAGCCCTCGCTGCTGGATCTGCCGCAGGAGATGCTCAGCCGatcctcctccacctccaaTACGCGATCCGTGTCGGCGGCGGTTAGCAATGAGTCCGTGGCCGGCGATTCCGGCGTCTTTGAGGCATCGCGTGCTCATCTGCCGCGAAAGGAACTGGCCCAGGTCCAGATTGGACTGAAGTATCTGAAGCAGGAAGGCGTACTCGTGGTGTCCCTGGAGCGGGCCAACAATCTGCTGGCCCTTTGGACTGCCTCGGCGGACAACTCGCAGGT TTATCTCCGTGCTGCGTTGCTGCCGAATTCGCTGACCTCCATTCGGACCAAGGCACTGGGCGACTTCCAGAAGCCTGTCTTCAATGATACCTTTGCCGTGCCGATTTCACTGGACAAGCTGCTCAGCAAGAGCCTGCAGGTGACCGTGGTGACCATGACTGGCCAAAAGGAGGAGATTATT GGCACTGTGCAGATCAGCATGGCCGAGTTTAACCCAGAGGATTCCACCCTGAAGTGGTACAACGTGCTGAGCTCCAAGTTTATTCCCAGCTTCGAGTCCCTGGACATTCCCTCCACCagtgccgcagcagcagcagccgccgtTGCCGCCAGCAATGCACCAGCAGCCAGTGGCAACAACCGGGAGGAGTCTTCGGACGAGTCCACCATTACCTCCTCCCAGACATCGACGCTGACCAGAAACCAGGCACCTTGCATGGAGCTTCAGGAGCAAATTGCCGCCGAATTGCTGGAGCTGGGACCGCTCAATGAGCCCGAGTgcagcgacgacgacgatgatgatgaagagGAGGAGTTGGATGACAAGCAGCTCGTCAGCGACGTTGGTCTAATGAAct CAAGCGGCATGCTGGATGCCTACCTGCAAAACATGAAGCAGGAGTTCGCCGACAAGGAGACCAACACTGATCGCGCCTTTCTGCCGGAGAAATCTCGCGGCCAATCGCAGCTGATGGACGACAGGCCGGTGAAGCGGTCACAGACCTTCACGCCTTCAGCGGCGGTCAGCAAGAATCGCTACAACTGCCGGCTCAATCGCAGTGACTCCGACTCCGCGATGCACTGCGGCGTGGCGCCTCACACTTTCCAACGCGGTGCCGCCGAGCGACGATCCCTGCGCTTCCACACGAAGGCGCCCAAGTCAGTCACAA aaCTGCATCATACTCACATACCCCGCACCAGTTTGGACTTGGAGCTGGATCTGCAGGCCCAGCACAGCAAGCTCTATTTCCTCAACGATCAAATCGCCAAGCTGCAGAACCTCAAGGAAGT TTTGCAGAAGGCCTGCGAGAACAAGGATCCTTTGGTGGCCGCCTGGGCCATCGAGAACGAGGAGTTCCAGCGCCTGGTGGCTCGTGCCGATCCCGCCAAATGCCCAGAGGAGCGCCAACTGCAGAAGCTGCTGATGAAGACCGCCAAGGAGATCCACAAGCTGCGCAAGACAAAAGTGCCCAAGGGCTGTCCCGATCTGGTGTCGTTCAA GGAGAAGATCACCTTCTTCACACGCAAGGGACTGTCGGTGCCCGAGTTGCCCAGTGAATTTACCTTGCCGGAAGCCAATCCCATCgaagaggaagaggaggaggaggaagaggacGAGGATGAGTTCTACAATTCAGCTGAGACGGCAATAGCCATCAACACGGCGCTGgtggccagcagcaacagaaatAAGAATCTCAGTGAGAACCACCATAGAGCCGCCAGTGGGGCAGTGCCCAAGATACCAGCAGTTACTACTCCTGCTGTCTCTCCTGCTGCCTCTCCTGCTGCCACTCCTGTAGCCACTCCAGCTGCCAATCCTGAGGCCAAGCCAGCGGCCGTTCCAGTTCCAGTTGCTCCTAACGATGCCGAGCAACAGCGCTTCGACTACGTGGTGGATCGCAACTACGGCGTGGAGGTGTAG
- the LOC108061117 gene encoding metaxin-1 homolog isoform X1, whose amino-acid sequence MEMQLGAMLHVYKGEYGLPSIDFECLRALCLLRFTRCPMDVQTSSNPLRSGAGKLPYLQIGNEKFAGYRQIKRVLDLEGYPIDAHLSTKQKHLSSAYANWVFTNLHAYYHYFLYGEPHNFDTTTRGLYAKRTPFPFNFYYPSSYQREACDVVQVMAGFDVNDKMDKHEGDYLVVNAKKVVNLLSRKLGRKVWFFGDTYSEFDAIVYSYLAIIFKIALPNNPLQNHIKGCQNLVNFINRITKDIFRNEGYSSVKLTKTPSGTEASLTASERKFMDSELNTKIVAGVGAVLAMGAFAAWRGIYNQLTTRSSTDYDGIDYEDDELEEVLE is encoded by the exons ATGGAGATGCAACTGGGAGCGATGCTGCATGTCTACAAGGGGGAGTACGGCCTGCCGTCCATTGATTTTGAATGTTTACGTGCGCTG TGCCTCCTGCGATTCACCCGCTGCCCGATGGACGTGCAGACCAGCTCCAATCCGCTGCGCTCGGGAGCCGGGAAGCTGCCCTATCTGCAGATCGGCAACGAGAAGTTCGCGGGCTACAGGCAAATCAAGCGCGTGCTGGATCTCGAG GGTTACCCGATTGATGCGCATTTAAGCACCAAACAAAAGCATTTGTCCAGCGCCTACGCCAACTGGGTGTTCACCAATCTGCACGCCTACTACCACTACTTCCTCTACGGAGAGCCCCACAACTTCGACACGACCACGCGGGGTCTCTACGCCAAGCGCACGCCATTCCCCTTCAACTTCTACTACCCGTCGTCCTACCAGCGGGAAGCCTGCGACGTCGTCCAGGTGATGGCCGGCTTCGATGTGAACGACAAGATGGACAAGCACGAGGGCGACTAC CTCGTTGTCAATGCCAAAAAGGTGGTGAATCTGCTATCCCGGAAGTTGGGTCGCAAGGTCTGGTTCTTTGGCGACACTTACAGCGAGTTCGATGCCATTGTTTACAGCTACCTGGCCATCATCTTCAAAATCGCACTGCCCAACAATCCACTGCAGAATCACATTAAAGGCTGCCAGAACCTGGTGAACTTCATCAATCGCATCACCAAGGACATATTCCGCAACGAGGGCTACAGTTCCGTCAAGCTCACAAAGACTCCCAGCGGCACGGAGGCGAGTCTGACGGCCTCGGAGCGCAAATTCATGGATTCCGAGCTGAACACCAAGATCGTGGCGGGCGTGGGAGCAGTGCTGGCCATGGGAGCCTTTGCGGCATGGCGCGGCATTTACAACCAG CTAACAACGCGCTCTTCGACGGACTACGATGGCATAGATTACGAGGACGACGAGCTGGAGGAGGTCTTGGAGTAA
- the LOC108061117 gene encoding metaxin-1 homolog isoform X2, whose product MEMQLGAMLHVYKGEYGLPSIDFECLRALCLLRFTRCPMDVQTSSNPLRSGAGKLPYLQIGNEKFAGYRQIKRVLDLEGYPIDAHLSTKQKHLSSAYANWVFTNLHAYYHYFLYGEPHNFDTTTRGLYAKRTPFPFNFYYPSSYQREACDVVQVMAGFDVNDKMDKHEGDYLVVNAKKVVNLLSRKLGRKVWFFGDTYSEFDAIVYSYLAIIFKIALPNNPLQNHIKGCQNLVNFINRITKDIFRNEGYSSVKLTKTPSGTEASLTASERKFMDSELNTKIVAGVGAVLAMGAFAAWRGIYNQFWVNVFVWLQTLL is encoded by the exons ATGGAGATGCAACTGGGAGCGATGCTGCATGTCTACAAGGGGGAGTACGGCCTGCCGTCCATTGATTTTGAATGTTTACGTGCGCTG TGCCTCCTGCGATTCACCCGCTGCCCGATGGACGTGCAGACCAGCTCCAATCCGCTGCGCTCGGGAGCCGGGAAGCTGCCCTATCTGCAGATCGGCAACGAGAAGTTCGCGGGCTACAGGCAAATCAAGCGCGTGCTGGATCTCGAG GGTTACCCGATTGATGCGCATTTAAGCACCAAACAAAAGCATTTGTCCAGCGCCTACGCCAACTGGGTGTTCACCAATCTGCACGCCTACTACCACTACTTCCTCTACGGAGAGCCCCACAACTTCGACACGACCACGCGGGGTCTCTACGCCAAGCGCACGCCATTCCCCTTCAACTTCTACTACCCGTCGTCCTACCAGCGGGAAGCCTGCGACGTCGTCCAGGTGATGGCCGGCTTCGATGTGAACGACAAGATGGACAAGCACGAGGGCGACTAC CTCGTTGTCAATGCCAAAAAGGTGGTGAATCTGCTATCCCGGAAGTTGGGTCGCAAGGTCTGGTTCTTTGGCGACACTTACAGCGAGTTCGATGCCATTGTTTACAGCTACCTGGCCATCATCTTCAAAATCGCACTGCCCAACAATCCACTGCAGAATCACATTAAAGGCTGCCAGAACCTGGTGAACTTCATCAATCGCATCACCAAGGACATATTCCGCAACGAGGGCTACAGTTCCGTCAAGCTCACAAAGACTCCCAGCGGCACGGAGGCGAGTCTGACGGCCTCGGAGCGCAAATTCATGGATTCCGAGCTGAACACCAAGATCGTGGCGGGCGTGGGAGCAGTGCTGGCCATGGGAGCCTTTGCGGCATGGCGCGGCATTTACAACCAG TTTTGGGTCAATGTCTTTGTTTGGCTCCAGACACTCTTGTAG
- the MBD-like gene encoding methyl-CpG-binding domain protein 3 isoform X1, with the protein MQMNPSVTIERKRVDCSVLPKGWQRDEVRKSGSSSNSNASSNNNNSSSSATASSNNNNNKVDVFYYSSPTGKRAEGRPQDIAVPDYQAGKMQQRALPSPSISLYRCSAMPLPLTSGGGNGATSGSAANALKRKFARSQGAAAAAAPPAATAASSAAAASSPSSANRQQQQIELSRALRTDVSLVPPIRQTASIFKQPVTAIRNHSQDPAKVKPDAKAHGTREKPKQLFWEKRLERLRACHDSGEELDDISLPKTIRTVGPNVNEQTVLQSVATALHMLNAGVHGQSSTKADLTKNAMAFMNPEQPLMHAVIISEDDIRKQEDRVGVARRKLQDALKT; encoded by the exons ATGCAAATGAACCCGAGCGTCACAATCGAGCGCAAACGCGTCGACTGCAGTGTCCTGCCCAAAGGATGGCAGCGCGACGAGGTCCGCAAGTCCGGCAGCAGCTCCAATAGCaacgccagcagcaacaacaacaacagcagcagcagcgccacagccagcagcaacaacaacaataacaaggtGGATGTTTTCTACTACAG CAGTCCCACAGGAAAAAGGGCGGAGGGAAGGCCGCAGGACATCGCAGTCCCCGATTACCAAGCCGGCAAGATGCAACAAAGGGCGCTGCCCTCGCCATCCATTTCGCTGTACCGCTGCAGCGCCATGCCGCTGCCCCTGACGAGTGGCGGTGGAAATGGGGCCACCTCGGGATCGGCGGCCAATGCCCTCAAGCGCAAGTTCGCCCGGAGtcaaggagcagcagcagcagcagctcctccgGCAGCAACCGCCGcctcatcagcagcagcagcatcatcacCATCTTCGGCCaatcggcagcagcaacagattGAACTCAG CCGAGCCCTGCGCACAGATGTCTCCCTGGTGCCGCCCATCCGACAGACTGCCTCGATCTTCAAGCAACCGGTGACGGCGATCCGCAACCACAGCCAGGATCCCGCAAAGGTGAAGCCAGATGCCAAGGCACATGGCACTCGGGAGAAGCCCAAACAGCTGTTCTGGGAGAAGCGGCTGGAGCGGCTACGCGCCTGCCACGACAGCGGCGAGGAGCTGGACGACATCTCACTGCCCAAGACCATACGCACCGTTGGCCCCAATGTCAACGAACAGACCGTCCTCCAGTCGGTGGCCACGGCGCTGCACATGCTCAACGCCGGCGTCCACGGCCAGAGCTCCACGAAGGCTGACTTGACCAAGAATGCGATGGCGTTCATGAATCCCGAACAGCCGCTCATGCACGCGGTTATCATCTCCGAGGACGACATTCGCAAGCAGGAGGACCGCGTGGGTGTGGCGCGGCGAAAGCTGCAGGATGCGCTCAAGACATAA
- the MBD-like gene encoding methyl-CpG-binding domain protein 3 isoform X2: protein MQMNPSVTIERKRVDCSVLPKGWQRDEVRKSGSSSNSNASSNNNNSSSSATASSNNNNNKVDVFYYSPTGKRAEGRPQDIAVPDYQAGKMQQRALPSPSISLYRCSAMPLPLTSGGGNGATSGSAANALKRKFARSQGAAAAAAPPAATAASSAAAASSPSSANRQQQQIELSRALRTDVSLVPPIRQTASIFKQPVTAIRNHSQDPAKVKPDAKAHGTREKPKQLFWEKRLERLRACHDSGEELDDISLPKTIRTVGPNVNEQTVLQSVATALHMLNAGVHGQSSTKADLTKNAMAFMNPEQPLMHAVIISEDDIRKQEDRVGVARRKLQDALKT from the exons ATGCAAATGAACCCGAGCGTCACAATCGAGCGCAAACGCGTCGACTGCAGTGTCCTGCCCAAAGGATGGCAGCGCGACGAGGTCCGCAAGTCCGGCAGCAGCTCCAATAGCaacgccagcagcaacaacaacaacagcagcagcagcgccacagccagcagcaacaacaacaataacaaggtGGATGTTTTCTACTACAG TCCCACAGGAAAAAGGGCGGAGGGAAGGCCGCAGGACATCGCAGTCCCCGATTACCAAGCCGGCAAGATGCAACAAAGGGCGCTGCCCTCGCCATCCATTTCGCTGTACCGCTGCAGCGCCATGCCGCTGCCCCTGACGAGTGGCGGTGGAAATGGGGCCACCTCGGGATCGGCGGCCAATGCCCTCAAGCGCAAGTTCGCCCGGAGtcaaggagcagcagcagcagcagctcctccgGCAGCAACCGCCGcctcatcagcagcagcagcatcatcacCATCTTCGGCCaatcggcagcagcaacagattGAACTCAG CCGAGCCCTGCGCACAGATGTCTCCCTGGTGCCGCCCATCCGACAGACTGCCTCGATCTTCAAGCAACCGGTGACGGCGATCCGCAACCACAGCCAGGATCCCGCAAAGGTGAAGCCAGATGCCAAGGCACATGGCACTCGGGAGAAGCCCAAACAGCTGTTCTGGGAGAAGCGGCTGGAGCGGCTACGCGCCTGCCACGACAGCGGCGAGGAGCTGGACGACATCTCACTGCCCAAGACCATACGCACCGTTGGCCCCAATGTCAACGAACAGACCGTCCTCCAGTCGGTGGCCACGGCGCTGCACATGCTCAACGCCGGCGTCCACGGCCAGAGCTCCACGAAGGCTGACTTGACCAAGAATGCGATGGCGTTCATGAATCCCGAACAGCCGCTCATGCACGCGGTTATCATCTCCGAGGACGACATTCGCAAGCAGGAGGACCGCGTGGGTGTGGCGCGGCGAAAGCTGCAGGATGCGCTCAAGACATAA
- the MBD-like gene encoding methyl-CpG-binding domain protein 2 isoform X3, translating to MQMNPSVTIERKRVDCSVLPKGWQRDEVRKSGSSSNSNASSNNNNSSSSATASSNNNNNKVDVFYYSRALRTDVSLVPPIRQTASIFKQPVTAIRNHSQDPAKVKPDAKAHGTREKPKQLFWEKRLERLRACHDSGEELDDISLPKTIRTVGPNVNEQTVLQSVATALHMLNAGVHGQSSTKADLTKNAMAFMNPEQPLMHAVIISEDDIRKQEDRVGVARRKLQDALKT from the exons ATGCAAATGAACCCGAGCGTCACAATCGAGCGCAAACGCGTCGACTGCAGTGTCCTGCCCAAAGGATGGCAGCGCGACGAGGTCCGCAAGTCCGGCAGCAGCTCCAATAGCaacgccagcagcaacaacaacaacagcagcagcagcgccacagccagcagcaacaacaacaataacaaggtGGATGTTTTCTACTACAG CCGAGCCCTGCGCACAGATGTCTCCCTGGTGCCGCCCATCCGACAGACTGCCTCGATCTTCAAGCAACCGGTGACGGCGATCCGCAACCACAGCCAGGATCCCGCAAAGGTGAAGCCAGATGCCAAGGCACATGGCACTCGGGAGAAGCCCAAACAGCTGTTCTGGGAGAAGCGGCTGGAGCGGCTACGCGCCTGCCACGACAGCGGCGAGGAGCTGGACGACATCTCACTGCCCAAGACCATACGCACCGTTGGCCCCAATGTCAACGAACAGACCGTCCTCCAGTCGGTGGCCACGGCGCTGCACATGCTCAACGCCGGCGTCCACGGCCAGAGCTCCACGAAGGCTGACTTGACCAAGAATGCGATGGCGTTCATGAATCCCGAACAGCCGCTCATGCACGCGGTTATCATCTCCGAGGACGACATTCGCAAGCAGGAGGACCGCGTGGGTGTGGCGCGGCGAAAGCTGCAGGATGCGCTCAAGACATAA
- the AP-1mu gene encoding AP-1 complex subunit mu-1, whose product MSSSAIFVLDVKGKVLISRNYRGDNIDMAVIDKFMPLLMEREEEGLITPILQTAETTFAYIKTNNLYIVSTTPRNKNVNIALVFVFLHKIAQVFVEYFKELEEESIRDNFVIIYELLDELLDFGYPQTTDSKILQEYITQEGHKLELQPRIPVAVTNAVSWRSEGIKYRKNEVFLDVIESVNLLANANGNVLRSEIVGAIKMRVYLSGMPELRLGLNDKVLFESTGRGKSKSVELEDVKFHQCVRLSRFENDRTISFIPPDGEFELMSYRLNTHVKPLIWIESVIERHAHSRVEYMIKAKSQFKRRSTANNVEIVIPVPADADSPKFKTTIGSCKYAPEQNAIIWTIKSFPGGKEYLMRAHFGLPSVESEDNTEGKPPIQVRFEIPYFTTSGIQVRYLKIIEKSGYQALPWVRYITQNGDYQLRTN is encoded by the exons ATGTCTTCGTCGGCCATTTTCGTGCTGGACGTGAAGGGCAAGGTGCTGATATCGCGCAACTACCGCGGTGACAACATCGACATGGCCGTGATCGACAAATTCATGCCGCTGCTGATGGAGCGCGAGGAGGAGGGTCTGATCACCCCGATCCTCCAGACGGCGGAGACCACGTTCGCCTACATCAAGACCAACAACCTGTATATCGTGTCCACGACGCCGCGCAACAAGAACGTGAATATCGCCCTGGTCTTTGTCTTTCTGCACAAGATCGCCCAGGTCTTTGTGGAGTACTtcaaggagctggaggaggagtCCATCCGGGACAACTTCGTGATCATCTACGAGCTGCTGGACGAGCTGCTCGACTTTGGCTACCCGCAGACCACCGACTCGAAGATCCTGCAGGAGTACATCACGCAGGAGGGCCACAAGCTGGAGCTGCAGCCCCGCATCCCGGTGGCGGTGACCAATGCCGTTTCCTGGCGCTCCGAGGGCATCAAGTACCGCAAGAACGAGGTCTTCCTCGACGTCATCGAGTCGGTGAACCTGCTGGCCAATGCCAATGGCAATGTGCTGCGCAGCGAGATTGTGGGCGCCATCAAGATGCGGGTCTACCTGTCCGGAATGCCCGAACTCCGGCTGGGCCTCAATGACAAGGTTCTGTTCGAGAGCACCGGTCGCGGCAAGTCCAAGTCGGTGGAGCTCGAGGACGTCAAGTTCCACCAGTGCGTGCGGCTGTCGCGGTTCGAAAACGATCGTACAATCTCGTTTATTCCGCCGGACGGCGAGTTCGAACTGATGTCCTATCGTCTGAACACTCAT GTCAAACCCTTGATTTGGATAGAGTCGGTGATCGAGCGGCACGCCCACTCCCGCGTGGAGTACATGATCAAGGCAAAGTCGCAGTTCAAGCGAAGATCCACGGCCAACAATGTGGAGATCGTCATACCGGTGCCCGCCGACGCGGACTCGCCCAAGTTCAAGACCACCATTGGCAGCTGCAAGTACGCCCCGGAGCAGAACGCCATTATCTGGACGATCAAGTCGTTCCCGGGCGGCAAGGAGTACCTAATGCGGGCCCACTTCGGTCTGCCGAGTGTGGAGAGCGAGGACAATACGGAGGGCAAGCCACCCATTCAGGTGCGCTTCGAGATTCCCTACTTCACCACGTCGGGCATCCAGGTGCGCTACCTGAAGATCATCGAGAAGAGCGGCTACCAGGCGCTGCCGTGGGTGCGGTACATCACGCAGAACGGCGACTACCAGCTGCGCACCAATTGA